From the genome of Colletotrichum destructivum chromosome 10, complete sequence, one region includes:
- a CDS encoding Putative cytochrome P450 yields MNQTSTMSSMAVDLNLPRVVPGGKHINYYVAISTILVVAWLLQSRKKKLPEMPFYKAAKTKWMFDAETLIRDSYNKFRDTVYQIKATEGLQVLVPARLIGELRSLPEEVLSATEAVDEAMLSRYTNFTLGNHADLLSTLVRCKLSQNLARLVPQLKGELEYVVATEFPECKDWTPVKFQPFALRAIARISGRAFVGSNINRQEQWMDISINFAIHVFVAVVKMQLFPEWARPVAQYGVSELRQIRRDVDKASVMLKPIIEERLRDLEMPSYEKSPDDLIQWLVEALPEDEKRDVRSQAHLQLILAAASIHTTNNLVTDCIYDLAAYPEAQEILREEAHQVLEVEHGWARKESMAKLKKLDSFMKETQRLAGNITSFIRKVVKPIDLSDGTHLPRGTKVLAPQAGISHDERYFEDPDTFDALRFYKLRHKSDEDVNRWQFTSISDTNMNFGAGKHACPGRFFAGNEIKLVLAYFLLNYDIKLKDGETRPKPTVMVMSKSPDPNAEVLFRRRTVAA; encoded by the exons ATGAACCAGACATCAACTATGTCATCCATGGCAGTGGATCTCAACCTTCCTCGGGTGGTGCCCGGGGGCAAGCACATCAACTACTATGTCGCCATAAGCACGATACTTGTGGTAGCCTGGCTACTCCAGTCCAGGAAGAAGAAATTACCCGAGATGCCTTTCTATAAGGCCGCTAAGACAAAGTGGATGTTCGATGCAGAGACGTTAATTCGCGACAGCTATAACAAG TTCCGCGACACGGTCTATCAAATCAAGGCAACTGAGGGGCTGCAAGTGCTGGTGCCCGCGAGACTAATCGGCGAACTCAGAAGCCTGCCGGAAGAGGTCCTCAGCGCGACCGAGGCCGTAGATGAG GCCATGTTGAGCAGATATACCAACTTCACTCTGGGCAACCACGCCGACCTGCTATCGACGCTCGTGAGGTGCAAGCTGTCACAGAATCTGGCGCGGCTCGTGCCTCAGCTCAAGGGCGAGCTCGAGTATGTCGTGGCCACAGAGTTTCCCGAGTGCAAGG ACTGGACGCCGGTTAAGTTCCAGCCTTTTGCGCTTCGAGCCATCGCACGGATCAGTGGCCGAGCTTTCGTAGGGTCCAACATCAACCGCCAGGAGCAATGGATGGACATCAGCATCAACTTCGCCATCCATGTCTTCGTGGCTGTCGTAAAAATGCAGCTCTTCCCCGAATGGGCCCGGCCCGTCGCACAATATGGGGTTTCGGAACTGCGACAGATTCGCAGGGACGTCGATAAGGCCAGCGTAATGCTGAAGCCAATCATCGAGGAGAGGCTGCGAGACCTGGAGATGCCGAGTTACGAAAAGTCACCGGACGACCTGATCCAATGGCTCGTCGAAGCCCTGCCagaagatgagaagagggacgtCAGGTCCCAGGCACACCTGCAGCTCATACTAGCGGCTGCTTCGATCCATACGACCAACAACCTGGTCACCGACTGCATTTACGACCTCGCAGCTTACCCGGAGGCACAGGAAATTCTGCGGGAAGAGGCGCACCAagtcctcgaggtcgagcacGGCTGGGCGAGGAAAGAGAGCATGGCCAAGCTGAAGAAGTTGGACAGCTTCATGAAGGAGACCCAGCGCCTGGCCGGAAACATCA CATCGTTCATTCGCAAGGTTGTCAAACCCATTGACCTCTCTGACGGCACGCACCTGCCCCGAGGCACCAAGGTGCTAGCTCCACAGGCGGGCATTTCGCACGACGAGCGATACTTCGAGGATCCCGACACGTTCGACGCGCTGCGCTTTTACAAACTGCGACATAAgtccgacgaggacgtcaaCCGGTGGCAATTTACTAGCATTAGCGACACGAACATGAACTTTGGCGCTGGCAAGCACGCCTGCCCGGGCCGCTTCTTTGCAGGGAACGAGATCAAGCTGGTCTTGGCATATTTCCTACTTAACTACGACATAAAGCTCAAAGACGGGGAGAcgcggccgaagccgacaGTCATGGTGATGAGTAAGTCGCCCGACCCGAACGCGGAGGTCTTGTTCCGGAGGCGGACGGTGGCAGCGTGA
- a CDS encoding Putative oxidoreductase FAD/NAD(P)-binding, FAD-binding domain, ferredoxin reductase-type, which yields MHSTMATTAMASSLVRSTGDCIPEEPSVSSVAPSLTYSEESEDQDDEEPQAEPPRRRRASTRLIAQSPADIQRITGESTAQLIQRCCGGGCCMKLGAKKEGLEYESIPFPDNAAYKSLALKIGDIPTKLTNIADLPEQTVFFEPVPRPAATAASPTDSAISLGADSREHKEADLATVRDRLNDFTLGSIDTTKEPPKYVQPHPPYHVYAARIDSTRELTKPGAEKRTYHFDLDITSYPGEEDMDFRVGGAIGVMAPNDRACVDDVFDALMVPRFLRDKPVLMRTTKGRWPTVWGDDQAREMVTTRRDLLTWCSDIQSYPPTKQLLRILAEYAEDPNEKKLLTFLCSAEGQGVFCDFRTGPHVSLSQLLHAFPSAHPPMDLLLSALQTLMPRFYSLSNDPHDAYKTRDGKVHRLIEIAVTVHETADWRRGLRTGIGSGFFERQAQKWLEAKRNGETPEIYIPMFKGLMANPLAKQFVSDGPMLLIGAGVGIAPFRGFVQRRLKTANCANKVWVLQGIRDSLVDEIYSGEWGVHEDEVKRVVQSRRGESRYVQEEVRNQADLVWYIANAVDGRVFVCGSTKGMGEGVEEALVEVAMKKGNLEREEAKKYWELKKEAGQYIAETW from the coding sequence ATGCACAGCACAATGGCGACTACTGCCATGGCGTCCTCTCTGGTCAGGTCCACTGGCGATTGCATTCCCGAAGAGCCCAGCGTTTCCTCCGTCGCCCCCTCTCTTACCTACTCGGAAGAGTCCGAGGaccaggacgacgaagagCCTCAGGCTGAGCCGCCGCGGAGACGGCGCGCTTCCACGCGGCTCATTGCACAAAGTCCCGCTGACATCCAGCGTATCACGGGCGAATCAACGGCCCAATTGATCCAGAGATGCTGCGGTGGCGGCTGTTGCATGAAGCTAggcgccaagaaggagggccTCGAGTACGAGAGTATCCCCTTCCCGGACAACGCCGCATATAAGTCACTCGCCCTCAAAATTGGCGACATTCCCACAAAGTTGACCAACATTGCCGACTTGCCCGAGCAGACCGTCTTCTTCGAGCCCGTTCCTCGGCCCGCCGCGACTGCCGCTTCCCCCACAGACTCTGCCATCTCCCTGGGCGCCGACTCCCGCGAGCACAAGGAGGCAGACCTCGCCACCGTCCGAGACCGGCTGAATGACTTCACcctcggcagcatcgacaCTACCAAGGAACCCCCCAAATACGTCCAGCCGCACCCTCCGTACCACGTGTACGCCGCCCGCATCGACTCGACTCGCGAGCTGACCAAGCCCGGTGCCGAGAAGCGCACTTACCACTTCGATCTCGACATTACAAGCTacccgggcgaggaggacatggACTTCAGGGTCGGCGGTGCCATTGGTGTCATGGCCCCCAACGACAGAGCCTGTGTCGATGACGTCTTCGACGCGCTCATGGTACCTCGATTCCTTCGGGACAAGCCGGTTCTCATGAGGACCACCAAGGGCCGCTGGCCGACCGTGTGGGGCGACGATCAGGCCCGTGAGATGGTCACCACACGCCGGGACCTGCTCACCTGGTGCTCCGACATTCAGTCGTACCCCCCAACCAAACAGCTTTTGCGGATCCTCGCCGAGTACGCCGAGGATCCCAATGAGAAGAAGCTGTTGACGTTTCTCTGCTCCGCTGAAGGCCAGGGCGTCTTCTGCGATTTCCGCACCGGCCCGCATGTCTCCTTGTCCCAACTCCTGCACGCATTCCCTAGTGCCCATCCGCCCATGGACCTCCTGTTGTCTGCCCTGCAGACGCTGATGCCCCGATTCTATTCACTCTCCAACGATCCTCACGATGCTTACAAGACACGTGACGGAAAGGTCCACCGACTGATCGAGATTGCCGTCACGGTTCACGAGACTGCTGACTGGCGCCGCGGTCTCCGTACCGGTATTGGTTCCGGCTTCTTTGAGCGCCAAGCTCAGAAGTGGCTCGAGGCGAAGCGCAACGGAGAGACTCCCGAGATCTACATCCCCATGTTCAAGGGCCTCATGGCCAATCCTCTCGCCAAGCAGTTTGTCTCGGATGGCCCCATGCTGCTTATCGGTGCCGGTGTTGGTATCGCTCCCTTCAGAGGCTTCGTCCAGCGTCGGCTGAAGACAGCCAACTGCGCCAACAAAGTCTGGGTTCTCCAGGGCATCCGTGACtctctcgtcgacgagattTACAGCGGCGAGTGGGGTGTccacgaggacgaggtcaagCGCGTCGTGCAGAGCCGCCGCGGCGAGAGTCGTTACGTGCAAGAAGAGGTGCGCAACCAAGCCGATCTGGTATGGTACAttgccaacgccgtcgatggTCGCGTCTTCGTCTGTGGCAGCACCAAGGGCATGGGCGAGGGTGTTGAAGAGGCTCTCGTCGAAGTCGCCATGAAGAAGGGCAACCTTgagcgcgaggaggccaagaagtaTTGGGAACTAAAGAAAGAGGCTGGCCAGTATATCGCCGAAACATGGTAG
- a CDS encoding Putative nitroreductase: protein MIFFTRTAIQVTRRLSRLHPKATIPTNQPSFPRTFTTTTSKMSALSANSILEAAKNRRSYYPLSKDIPLSRERVDEIVKEALRHVPSSFNSQSNRVVVLHGAEHEKFWDITANILKAIVPAEQWESTSGKMNMFKGAAGSVLFFEDQDVVNAFQEKFAAYADRFPVWANQSDAMLQYTLWTALEAEGLGANLQHYNPLVDQQVAAEWKVPASWKLNAQLVFGGKTGEAGPKEFKPIEEIFKTFSS from the coding sequence ATGATCTTCTTCACACGAACAGCCATCCAAGTAACCCGAAGACTCTCCCGACTTCATCCCAAAGCCACCATCCCAACAAACCAACCTTCCTTCCCCCGAACCTTCACCACCACAACCTCCAAGATGTCTGCCCTCAGCGCCAACTCCATCCTtgaggccgccaagaaccGCCGCAGCTACTACCCGCTGTCCAAGGACATCCCCCTCTCTCGAGAgcgcgtcgacgagatcgtTAAGGAGGCCCTCCGCCATgtgccctcctccttcaacTCTCAGTCCAACCGCGTCGTCGTTCtgcacggcgccgagcacGAGAAATTCTGGGACATTACCGCCAACATCCTCAAGGCTATCGTCCCAGCCGAGCAGTGGGAGTCCACTAGCGGCAAGATGAACATGTTCAAGGGTGCCGCCGGCTCcgttctcttcttcgaggaCCAGGACGTGGTCAACGCCTTCCAGGAGAAGTTCGCCGCCTACGCCGACCGCTTCCCCGTCTGGGCCAACCAGTCCGACGCCATGCTTCAGTACACCCTCTGgaccgccctcgaggccgagggtcTCGGTGCCAACCTCCAGCACTATAACCCTCTCGTCGACCagcaggtcgccgccgagtgGAAGGTTCCCGCTAGCTGGAAGCTCAACGCCCAGCTCGTCTTTGGCGGCAAGACCGGCGAAGCCGGCCCCAAGGAGTTCAAGCCCATTGAGGAGATCTTCAAGACCTTCAGCTCCTAG
- a CDS encoding Putative phosphatidylserine decarboxylase, eukaryotic type 1 yields MPQLSPDLQDLIASAAARLNCHPSSGHCRSPQTPAKLQARIPSVERGPSDVMATLYARQSRLRATNFFSLQGPYASTRCFSQHQQRPRFSSRLRHALKNSKVQWYQIPVGVGIGFLGLVQFYKVSSREREKQERDDVQDGAPLKKRAKIRPDGPWQVQVMSTLPLKAISRLWGRFNELTIPYYLRVPGFKLYSWIFGVNLSEVAESDLHVYPNLASFFYRQLKPGVRPLDPNSNALLSPSDGRVLQYGQIEGGDIEQVKGMTYSVDALLGKNTPTPSIASGWSTPQETEAAKANNLSPDEDLVKTDEEFARVNGISYTVPSLLSGAAMAQRQGSLKDEAGEHPSASAVSEVRADLALGEKPWYDLISPDSKTSLYYAVIYLAPGDYHRFHSPANWVVERRRHFAGELFSVSPYLQRTLPGLFTLNERVVLLGRWRYGFFSYVPVGATNVGSIKINFDRELRTNSLTTDTAADRAAEEAANRGEPYAGFAEATYASASPVLGGHALRRGEEMGGFQLGSTIVLVFEAPTESKTAEDKTGWRWAVEKGQTIKMGQALGYVDEE; encoded by the exons ATGCCACAGCTGTCGCCCGACCTGCAAGATCTTATCGCAAGCGCGGCTGCTCGTCTCAACTGTCATCCATCGTCTGGCCACTGCCGTTCCCCGCAAACCCCAGCAAAGCTTCAGGCCCGAATCCCGTCAGTCGAACGAGGCCCTTCGGACGTCATGGCCACGCTGTACGCTCGCCAGAGCCGACTACGGGCCAccaacttcttctcccttcAGGGGCCCTACGCCTCGACCCGATGCTTCtcccagcaccagcagcgcccgcgcttctcctcccgCCTGCGTCACGCCCTCAAGAACTCAAAGGTCCAATGGTACCAGAtccccgtcggcgtcggcatcggaTTCCTGGGCCTGGTACAGTTCTACAAGGTATCGTCGCGCGAGCGTGAGAAGCAGGAGAGAGACGACGTTCAGGATGGCGCGCCGCTCAAGAAGCGCGCAAAGATCAGGCCCGATGGACCTTGGCAAGTCCAGGTTATGTCAACACTCCCCCTGAAGGCCATCTCGAGGCTCTGGGGTCGGTTCAACGAATTGACTATTCCATACTACCTGCGTGTCCCCGGGTTCAAACTCTACTCGTGGATTTTCGGCGTCAA CTTGTCTGAAGTCGCCGAGTCCGACCTGCACGTGTACCCGAACCTCGCCTCCTTCTTTTACCGTCAGCTCAAGCCCGGTGTCCGTCCCCTCGACCCGAATTCCAACGCCCTGCTCTCGCCGTCTGACGGTCGGGTTCTGCAATACGGCCAGATTGAAGGGGGAGATATCGAGCAGGTTAAGGGCATGACGTACAGCGTcgatgccctcctcggcaAGAACACTCCCACGCCCAGCATCGCGAGCGGCTGGTCTACGCCACAAGAAACCGAGGCCGCGAAGGCGAACAACCTTTCCCCCGACGAAGACCTCGTCAAGACTGACGAGGAGTTCGCCCGCGTGAACGGCATTTCCTACACCGTCCCTAGCCTTCTGTCgggcgccgccatggcccAGCGGCAAGGGTCActcaaggacgaggccggcgagcacCCGTCGGCATCTGCCGTCTCTGAAGTCCGTGCCGACCTTGCTCTCGGCGAGAAGCCCTGGTACGATCTTATCTCGCCCGACAGCAAGACCTCCCTTTACTACGCCGTTATTTACCTCGCCCCCGGAGATTACCACCGCTTTCATTCGCCCGCAAACTGGGtcgtcgagcgccgccgtcactTCGCTGGCGAGCTCTTCAGCGTCTCCCCCTACCTGCAACGCACCTTACCCGGCCTCTTTACCCTCAACGAGCGAGTTGTTCTGCTTGGCCGATGGCGCTATGGTTTCTTCAGCTATGTGCCCGTTGGCGCCACCAACGTTGGCTCCATCAAGATCAACTTCGATCGGGAGCTGCGCACCAACAGCCTGACGACCGATACGGCGGCTGACcgggccgccgaggaggccgcgaACCGCGGCGAGCCGTACGCGGGATTCGCCGAGGCTACCTATGCCTCGGCCAGTCCTGTGCTAGGTGGTCATGCGCTGCGGAGAGGTGAAGAGATGGGTGGGTTCCAGCTCGGAAGCACGATCGTGCTGGTCTTCGAGGCGCCCACCGAGAGCAAGACCGCCGAGGACAAGACCGGATGGAGGTGGGCTGTTGAGAAAGGCCAGACGATCAAGATGGGTCAGGCGTTGGGCTATGTCGATGAGGAGTAA
- a CDS encoding Putative Ubiquitin-like domain-containing protein, whose product MASEGSSSAARPAPEAACDHLSVNLQVLSPSTAANSNRPLVFPGLAATTTVGQLKEKIRQALPLKPSDSQQRLIYRGRVLQPDGETLLGVIGEEVIRTTDQQTIHLVLRDVAEPQLSTAPTPAVARGTSPAPPTAHFHHAFGQPHQAHHHGSQPTAATFTRRAPLHPAANNPLPFVTPSQIPANLTPQQLQQIQMQQHQSMAAWMNGLQREAMNRAMAHQQINQNQAMRASVGLHGAGDTPAATPNPAETTRGRVSPLNNPDVQMYVREGLMPNGQPYRVTVNETLLGGSLNVLQPGGQSTTTALSPVDVQNILRAADTNQATLAMTTAMQRSASSTSIANGGSSVGVTTPYYPTPGSRASSRRPTPDPTARSVSGGSSHSANAQRQAQSGPEVYILSSPHGPRAILINNATDSYYTPSARMPLHNTSALHPTASALARMRARPQNMTWPSAFVTPPAHQEEQQPPQAAEPQAAQAQPEAQPLLQPQAQPQAAAVPAHPNNPGIAPLIAQIWPHFWLVVRLGLFVWWFTSPNASWSRLFTVVFIAVSIFVLNTGLLNNRFDQAVGPVRRHMENLIPLAAPNNANEPVRPRDDQPIVGPNGQPDPTRAAARLVAQRRQDNANWLMDQVRRLERAGLLFLASIAPGVAERHIAHLEAEARAERLRREEAEAAAAAAATAEAAANAEPQNIDEAAEDAGRNEVENRDEARRETHGGDQRQAEEQQALLA is encoded by the exons ATGGCCTCTGAAGgctcgtcttcggccgcGCGCCCTGCGCCAGAGGCTGCTTGTGACCACCTGTCCGTAAATCTACAGGTGCTGTCGCCCTCAACCGCAGCGAACTCCAACCGACCCTTGGTGTTCCCTGGTCTCGCAGCCACGACGACCGTTGGACAGCTCAAGGAAAAGATTCGCCAGGCTCTTCCTCTGAAGCCGAGCGATTCTCAACAACGACTTATCTATCGCGGGCGAGTCTTGCAACCGGACGGGGAGACtctcctcggcgtcatcggcgaggaagtc ATTCGCACCACCGATCAGCAGACGATTCACCTCGTGCTTCGAGATGTCGCCGAACCCCAGCTCTCCACGGCCCCTACTCCGGCAGTCGCTAGGGGCACgagcccggcgccgccgactgcTCATTTCCACCACGCCTTTGGCCAGCCTCACCAGGCACATCACCACGGTAGTCAGCCTACGGCGGCAACCTTCACGAGACGAGCCCCGTTGCATCCCGCCGCGAacaaccccctccctttcGTGACGCCGTCCCAGATACCCGCGAACTTGACGCCgcagcagctccagcagATCCAGATGCAACAGCACCAGAGCATGGCCGCGTGGATGAATGGGCTGCAACGCGAGGCCATGAACAGGGCCATGGCACACCAGCAGATCAATCAGAATCAAGCGATGAGAGCCTCTGTGGGCCTGCATGGTGCCGGCGACACACCCGCCGCCACTCCCAATCCCGCGGAAACCACTCGCGGACGGGTCAGCCCGCTAAACAACCCAGACGTGCAAATGTATGTCAGGGAGGGTCTCATGCCGAACGGCCAGCCGTACCGCGTAACAGTCAATGAGACCTTGCTTGGCGGATCGCTGAACGTCCTTCAACCCGGTGGCCAGAGCACTACGACGGCTCTGTCGCCTGTCGATGTGCAGAACATCCTCCGAGCAGCTGATACCAACCAAGCGACTTTGGCCATGACGACTGCCATGCAGAGAAGCGCCTCCAGCACCTCTATCGCCAACGGCGGTTCCTCCGTGGGTGTCACCACCCCTTACTACCCAACACCCGGTTCTAGAGCCAGCAGCAGACGGCCCACGCCTGATCCAACTGCACGCTCAGTCAGCGGTGGCAGCAGTCACTCTGCGAATGCTCAACGGCAAGCACAGTCTGGCCCAGAGGTTTATATCCTGTCCTCGCCCCATGGCCCCCGAGCCATCTTGATCAACAACGCCACGGACTCCTACTATACCCCTTCTGCCAGGATGCCGCTTCATAACACTTCAGCTCTTCACCCAACGGCCTCGGCTCTTGCTAGAATGAGGGCTCGCCCCCAGAACATGACCTGGCCGTCAGCTTTCGTGACGCCACCAGCCCATCaggaagagcagcagccgccgcaggccgccgagccccAAGCAGCTCAGGCGCAGCCAGAAGCTCAGCCATTGCTTCAGCCCCAAGCACAACCACAAGCAGCCGCCGTGCCAGCTCATCCCAACAACCCGGGCATCGCCCCATTGATTGCCCAGATATGGCCACACTTCTGGCTCGTTGTTAGACTCGGTCTGTTCGTGTGGTGGTTCACGTCTCCCAATGCTAGTTGGTCGAGATTGTTCACCGTGGTGTTCATTGCCGTTAGCATATTCGTCCTGAACACGGGCCTGCTTAACAATCGCTTCGACCAGGCTGTGGGGCCCGTCAGGCGTCATATGGAGAATCTGATTCCCCTCGCCGCGCCGAACAACGCCAACGAACCCGTCCGTCCTCGAGATGACCAACCGATCGTTGGACCGAACGGGCAGCCGGACCCGACGCGCGCCGCCGCTAGACTGGTGGCGCAGCGCAGGCAAGACAATGCGAACTGGCTCATGGATCAGGTACGTCGGCTTGAGAGAGCTGGACTTCTTTTCCTCGCAAGTATTGCACCAGGTGTTGCGGAACGCCACATCGCCCACCTTGAGGCTGAGGCTCGCGCGGAGCGTCTTAGAAGGGAGGAAGCTgaagctgctgccgctgccgccgccaccgcagAGGCTGCAGCAAACGCCGAGCCCCAAAATatcgacgaggcggccgaggacgccggaCGCAATGAAGTGGAGAACAGAGACGAGGCTCGTAGAGAGACTCATGGGGGAGATCAGCGACAAGCGGAGGAACAGCAGGCTTTGTTGGCATAG
- a CDS encoding Putative Zinc finger, CCCH-type has translation MNTMNSVEFACPYQARTSIRFQLHPRKEKRSTCRHFKEGRCIFRWNPNQCRFPHRPQHAPRSEDTDPLYLGYYLNEAGHGGRNIFYCHSAVLSPGFMVEPRRVAAGCHPQRMEGYYGHPSVPQDVIPECYSLPTSAAGQYNYTQGSQIYQGQGHKPYELSSAPADSSSIALLRRYSSLCVPHAGDAKTTPPHNLLVNPEKCKRERSKACWYGRDCKKPGCYYRHDTVNEGGDDRFPGSASADSEHNMKGAGVQVSPIGRQIPTKIDVSTVAGDGHPEKKPSGDHWHSISKRAPPLVVNGTNYSRCAENITATAA, from the coding sequence ATGAATACGATGAATTCTGTCGAGTTTGCCTGCCCCTACCAGGCTCGCACAAGCATCCGTTTTCAACTACACCCTCGAAAGGAAAAACGGAGTACTTGCCGTCACTTCAAAGAGGGGAGGTGCATTTTCCGGTGGAACCCGAATCAATGCAGATTCCCACATCGCCCACAGCATGCACCCCGGTCTGAAGACACCGACCCTCTGTACTTGGGCTACTACTTGAATGAGGCTGGCCATGGCGGAAGAAACATCTTTTATTGTCATTCGGCGGTATTATCGCCTGGGTTTATGGTGGAACCTCGTCGGGTTGCTGCCGGTTGTCATCCTCAGCGGATGGAAGGCTACTACGGCCATCCGAGTGTCCCCCAGGACGTCATTCCTGAGTGCTACAGCCTGCCCACATCTGCTGCAGGCCAGTACAACTACACTCAGGGCTCCCAGATCTaccagggccagggccatAAACCTTACGAGCTCTCTTCAGCGCCTGCCGACTCGTCCTCCATCGCGCTTCTGAGACGTTACTCATCGCTATGCGTACCTCACGCAGGAGACGCAAAAACTACTCCGCCTCATAATCTCCTCGTCAATCCGGAGAAATGCAAGCGGGAGCGCAGCAAGGCTTGTTGGTACGGGAGGGATTGCAAGAAGCCCGGTTGCTACTACCGCCACGATACCGTGAATGAGGGGGGCGATGACAGGTTTCCTGGGTCCGCTAGCGCTGATTCGGAGCACAACATGAAAGGGGCGGGCGTCCAAGTGAGCCCTATCGGCCGACAGATCCCGACTAAGATTGACGTCTCAACCGTCGCCGGAGACGGACATCCCGAAAAGAAGCCCTCCGGCGACCACTGGCACAGCATCTCAAAACGCGCCCCGCCGCTGGTAGTGAACGGTACCAACTATAGCCGTTGTGCCGAAAACATtaccgccaccgccgcctaG
- a CDS encoding Putative B30.2/SPRY domain, concanavalin A-like lectin/glucanase domain superfamily — protein MAPTAPSSALNGVVIGLLSSFGSAVLIAVIFLVIYFFRYTASGRIFLDRIGRPGEYDDEQAFAREEAEALESMDDMQRTEYLRAKAFIQANPPESIQTDISLSQYLAIQEKGVSAWEFEPELEIANCFVEGRTEIEFFDSECTVMSNLPVPKQNEVYYWEAKIYDKPENTLVSIGMATKPYPLFRLPGFHKHSVAYLSAGQRRCNQPFAGTPYGPQYVQGDVIGVGYRPRTGTIFFTRNGKKLEDVVHGVKSQNFFPAVGANGPCIVHVNFGQAGFVFIEANVKKWGLAPMTGSLAPPPPYGSEQGDILLEAGRKDGYTAASQQRSPSQTQSYSQASLGPQHGRTRSGNFRVLPPRSPGPVRSPTDISLTHFVSDDEGGEPSSSTNRGHEGQSVVGLGLQDALNPPPEYTSPDHSDAGSRRNSTDSENTPLIRVLNRSRGTSTAGGGVPSHPPIPSYTDAVRAGAGREENSTSRPNRHGNRSRSQSAQ, from the exons ATGGCACCCACGGCCCCGTCATCGGCGCTGAatggcgtcgtcatcggaTTGCTATCGTCGTTCGGCTCCGCCGTGCTTatcgccgtcatcttcctcgtcatctaCTTCTTCAGATACACGGCCAGCGGCCGCATCTTCCTTGATCGCATCGGCCGACCGGGCGAGTACGACGATGAGCAGGCGTTcgcgagggaggaggccgaggccctcgagtCCATGGATGACATGCAGAGGACCGAGTATCTCCGGGCAAAAG CATTCATCCAGGCGAACCCGCCTGAGTCCATCCAGACCGATATATCACTGTCCCAGTATCTCGCCATTCAAGAAAAGGGCGTCTCCGCCTGGGAGTTTGAGCCCGAATTAGAAATCGCCAACTgcttcgtcgagggccgcACCGAGATTGAGTTCTTCGACTCGGAATGCACCGTCATGAGCAATCTGCCCGTGCCTAAACAAAATGAGGTTTACTACTGGGAGGCCAAGATCTACGATAAACCCGAAAATACGTTGGTCAGTATCGGCATGGCCACTAAGCCGTACCCGTTGTTCAGACTACCCG GCTTTCACAAACATTCCGTAGCCTACTTGTCAGCGGGCCAGCGTCGCTGCAACCAACCCTTCGCTGGGACACCCTACGGCCCTCAGTACGTCCAGGGCGACGTCATCGGTGTGGGCTATCGTCCACGAACCGGTACCATTTTTTTCACACGCAACGGCAAGAAGTTGGAGGACGTCGTCCACGGAGTCAAGTCGCAGAACTTTTTCCCTGCCGTCGGTGCCAACGGACCGTGCATCGTCCATGTCAACTTTGGCCaggccggcttcgtcttcatcgaGGCCAACGTCAAGAAGTGGGGCCTCGCCCCCATGACGGGCAGTCTTGCTCCGCCTCCACCCTACGGCTCTGAGCAGGGCGACATCCTGCTGGAGGCCGGTCGCAAAGACGGATACACAGCTGCCAGCCAGCAGCGGTCACCCTCGCAGACCCAGTCGTACTCGCAGGCTAGTCTGGGTCCTCAGCATGGGCGGACAAGAAGCGGAAATTTCAGAGTACTGCCACCGAGGAGCCCTGGTCCCGTAAGAAGCCCAACTGACATCTCCCTGACTCATTTTGTCTCCGAcgatgagggcggcgagccaagcagcagcaccaaccGTGGACACGAAGGGCAGAGCGTCGTAGGGCTCGGGCTTCAAGATGCTTTGAACCCTCCACCCGAGTATACGAGCCCCGATCACTCTGATGCCGGTAGTCGCCGAAACAGCACGGACAGCGAGAACACGCCGTTGATTCGCGTCCTCAATCGCAGTCGGGGGACATCtacggccggcggcggcgtaccTTCGCACCCTCCTATACCCAGTTACACCGACGCGGTGCGAGCCGGCGCGGGGCGGGAGGAGAACAGCACTTCACGACCCAACCGGCACGGCAACCGGTCAAGGTCACAGAGCGCACAATGA